The Edwardsiella tarda ATCC 15947 = NBRC 105688 region GTTATGCGCCCCGGTAAATAGATTGGGGCAGGGTAATCCTTTCTGTGACAAGACGGCGCCATCATAGCCGCCACGCATCGGTACCGGACGCGGCGTGATGCCGCAGCGCTGATAGGCACGTAACGCGATCTCGACCGGGAAAGCCGCCTCCCCTTGCAGGCTGTTGGCGACGTTGGCATAACGATCGGAGAGACGGGCATCGACACTCCCCCCGCCCCATAGCGCCGCACAGCTATCCGCTAGTTGGCGAATGAACGCCATCCGCTGGCGATAGCCTGCCTCGGTAAAATCGCGGATATCCAGCTTCAACACGGTGCGCGCACTATTGCCGGCTAACTGCTTCACCCAATAGTATCCTTCGCGACCCTCGGTATACTCCGGCGCCTCACCCGGCGGCAGCATGGCAATAAACTTGTGCGCCATCAGCAGCGAGTTCTTCAACTTACCCTTGGCGGACATCGGGTGCGCCGACGCGCCGGTGAACACCACCTCCACGTCGCCGGCATTCCAGTTTTCACACACCAGCTCACCAATACCACAACAATCCAGGGTGTAAGCAAAGTCGGCAGCGAACGACTCGGTATCGAAAGCCTTGGCGCCACGTAGCCCCTGCTCCTCATCCGGTACGAAGCCGATCTTGACCGGGCCGTGGGCAATCTGCGGATTAGCCTGCAAGAATTGCAAGGCGTTCATGATGGCGGCGATGGCCGCTTTGTCATCCGCCCCCAACAGGCTGGTGCCGTCGGTCACGATCAGCTCATCGCCGATGTAATCAGCCAGCTCGGGGAACTCGCTCTGACGCAGGTAGATCTGCCGCTCGGCGTTCAGGCACAGATCGCCGCCATGATAAGGCAGGACTTGGGCATGGGTATCGGCGCTCTGTTCGGCGCTGGTGTCCAAATGGGCGAAGAACGCCACCGTCGGCAACGACGCGGTACAGTTCGCCGGCAAGGTGGCGGTGACGATGGCGTTCTCCCTCACCACCACCTCCTCCAGACCGAGCGTACGCAACTCCTCCCCCAAGCGTTGCGCCAGACGCAATTGTCCCGGCGAGGAGGGCATGATGCCCTGCGCACCCTTGTCACGATCGGTGGTGGTATTAATTTGGGTGTAACTAATAAAACGATCAATAATATCCATTATTTATACTCCTTGAATGCCAACGCCGGGAATTATAAAAGTAATGGTCTCGTAAAAGTTTGAAGCGACAGCAAGAACGGTAAGAAAAACGCCAGTGGGGAGGCGGAGGGATAAGGGGGTGGGGACTCACGCGATAAGCCTGCAACTATCCGCAACGCGATAATGAGTTAACGAGATAGAGAGAAGTGTGCGCTAGAGCGGCTAGAGGATGTCCAGTGTGAGCTGTTTCTGCCGTTGCGGATCGGGCAGCATCACATGCAATCCCACCAGACGAACCCCGCGTCCGGCACGGCGCGTCTCCCAGACCTGGCGCGCCACCGCGAACAGATCGTCCCGATCGAGATAAGGGTAGGCGTGCTCCTGCGTCGTCAATTGAAAGTCGGCAAACTTGAGTTTGACCCCCTGCCGGGCAATGCGCAGATCCGGTTGGACGCGAGCCAAACGCCGCTCCAACTCGGGATACAGCTGCGCTAACAGTTGCTGGCAGGCCGCCCAATCACTGATGTCCTGCGCCAGGGTCTTTTCTACGCCAACCGATTTACGCTGCCGAGTGGGATTGACCTCGCGTTCATCCCGGGCGTGACTCCGCTCCCACAGTACACGGCCAAATTTACCGAAACGACGCAGCAAGGTGGCAAGATCGTAGGCGCGCACGTCGGCACAGCGGTGTAATCCCAGTTCGGCCAAGCGGGCCGCCGTCACCCTCCCCACGCCGGGGATCTTCGCCAACGGCAACGCCTGAACAAACGCATCGACCTGCTCGGGCGGAATCACATACTGGCCGTTGGGTTTATTGATATCCGAGGCGATCTTAGCCAGAAATTTCAGCGGCGCCACGCCGGCGGAGGCGGTCAAGTGTAACTCGTTGGCGATATCGGCGCGGATCTGCTGCGCGATACGCGTCGCCGAGCCCTGTAACAAGGGACAGTCACTGACATCGAGGTAGGCCTCATCCAGCGATAGCGGCTCGACCAAGGCGCTATAGCGGCGGAAAATCTGCTGGATCTCCCCCGACACAGCCTTATAAACCGCCATACGCCCCGGACGCAACGTCAGATGCGGACACAGCTTCAACGCCTGCGCCGTCGGCATCGCACTACGCACGCCATAGCGCCGCGCGGCATAGTTCGCGGTGCTAATGACCCCACGCCGCTCGCCGCTGCCGCCGATCGCCAACGGGACCTCGCGCAGCGCCGGAAAATCGCGCATCTCGACCGCGGCGAAGAAACAATCCATATCGATATGAATGATCTTACGCATCTGAGCGCCCCACCCTCAATCAATAACTGTATAAATATACAGCATTGTGTATTATTATTCAACCCGCCACGTTTTATCATCACGCTAATAAACTATAACCAAATAGATAGCTTCCCGCACGGTCGTAAATAATAATAAGAGTAAACTTTAATTATGATGTAATTTTAACCAAGAAATATTTATCGATGGGTAATTCACCATGCGGATATTATCAATCATGATAACCAACCATTTCACAATGTTTCATCCTTCTGCCACTCTGTGTCATTAGAAATTAGCAAACAAAATCGATTAAATAATCAGGCATAGCATTTGCATTCTCATCATCTAGCGCCATTATTGAGATTCCCATCACACAACCATCACGGCCTATCATTATTTGATTTGTAATATGAAACTATCGGCCTCGATTACAGCATAATCAGCTCTTTGTGATGGTTACACTATTTATTTTCAACTGACTTATTTTGTGGTGCTAGAATTAAACACGTTAGCTCGCCGGGTATGAATAATTAAGCAGATACCTCGCCAGCAGTTTTGTTAGCTGTTTAACTACAGCGAGGGGACAGCTTCCCCAAAATATAGAGTCACTATATGTAATATAGCTTTTAGTTACCTATCCGTGGTCGTTCTCCTTTTCCCAACGCAGCTAGCGCTGAGAGATGGGTTTGCGGCTTATCACACTTGTGATAAAGACCATATCAAGGACATCCAAATGAAAGCGAATAACGGTAATAGCAACAAACAGTGGGCCAAATATCGCGAAGAAATGTGCTCTGCATTTCCCTCTGCATTCAGTGACGATAATGATCCTTTATCCAAGTCTATAGCCAAAGCCATTGAACATCTGAATAAGCTGCGTCCTAACGATGGTGGCCCAGCTTATCTCGGCCAAAATCCGGCTTTGACTATTGATTTCGATAAAGTTAAAGATATTGAAATGGCGGATAAAATGAGCAGCAGCGATCAGGTCATCGCACA contains the following coding sequences:
- the pepT gene encoding peptidase T — translated: MDIIDRFISYTQINTTTDRDKGAQGIMPSSPGQLRLAQRLGEELRTLGLEEVVVRENAIVTATLPANCTASLPTVAFFAHLDTSAEQSADTHAQVLPYHGGDLCLNAERQIYLRQSEFPELADYIGDELIVTDGTSLLGADDKAAIAAIMNALQFLQANPQIAHGPVKIGFVPDEEQGLRGAKAFDTESFAADFAYTLDCCGIGELVCENWNAGDVEVVFTGASAHPMSAKGKLKNSLLMAHKFIAMLPPGEAPEYTEGREGYYWVKQLAGNSARTVLKLDIRDFTEAGYRQRMAFIRQLADSCAALWGGGSVDARLSDRYANVANSLQGEAAFPVEIALRAYQRCGITPRPVPMRGGYDGAVLSQKGLPCPNLFTGAHNFHSIYEYLPVKSLRAASEVVVAVIAETHAHFTAEEQA
- the dinB gene encoding DNA polymerase IV, with protein sequence MRKIIHIDMDCFFAAVEMRDFPALREVPLAIGGSGERRGVISTANYAARRYGVRSAMPTAQALKLCPHLTLRPGRMAVYKAVSGEIQQIFRRYSALVEPLSLDEAYLDVSDCPLLQGSATRIAQQIRADIANELHLTASAGVAPLKFLAKIASDINKPNGQYVIPPEQVDAFVQALPLAKIPGVGRVTAARLAELGLHRCADVRAYDLATLLRRFGKFGRVLWERSHARDEREVNPTRQRKSVGVEKTLAQDISDWAACQQLLAQLYPELERRLARVQPDLRIARQGVKLKFADFQLTTQEHAYPYLDRDDLFAVARQVWETRRAGRGVRLVGLHVMLPDPQRQKQLTLDIL